TGGTACCCTCAAGATTTTGAAATAACTTTCTtagtttcttaaaaaatatatttataatacacatgatttgtttttccaaaattttaaaaatacatgtatTTTGGTTTTCCAAACCTCAAAATTTTGCACAAagcctaaaattattttatttttcccaaaATTGAACAGTTTGGATCCAAAATTTTCTAAAAGCTAAATAATACCTATTCTTTCACTTTTAAACTCTTAAAGCACACGACTCTTTTCATCCTCCATTACTCTCTTCAACCTCTCGCTTGTTCtaattttcttcctttcttttccaaAATCCCCAAAATCACAAGTTCGAAGGGCATGCAAAATATCCTAAGTTTTCAGTTGAAGAGGGAGAACCTTTATTTACATTTTGTAATCTTCCATTATCACATACACGTGTTACTGTATATCagaaaaaatccaaataaaaaattatttcattattataatatcaGTTACGCCctccaataaaaaattttttggcTCTTCCACTGTATGAGGTTGCAGTATGATTTCCTTTCACAAATTTCTGCCATGACAAAGGGAAGCAAATAGGACAAAACAGACAATAAATTCTTCACTGAAGAAACAACAAATGGATTTTCCAATCATTTGTAGCCTTGAAGTCCAAGCCTTGAACTCCAACTGCTTGATGCAATGTGTCTGTGTGTTACGTGCGTTAAGGTGACATTACCATACACCTGTGTCATATATCCTTAACATATAAACAATTTGATGATATGTGTTGTATCCTACGTATATAGCTTTTTGTACAATCATGAGTAGCAGAATAcagctttaaaaaatatttcattattataatatcaGTTAGCTCCCAAAGACAAATTTTTCACTCCACCACTGATTGGCGTTGTAGTATGATGTACCTTCCACAAATTCCATCGCAACTCCTACCCTTAACGATAAAGCTACCACACCTAAAGGAATCTAGTAGGACAAAACAATCGATGAATTTTCCACTGAAGAAATAACAAGTagattttccattcatttttaaCACAGAAGCACTACTACCGTAATGTCACACAGATGCCCATCGAAATCTCCACAAGATAAATATGATAACGATAGGTCGACTAACAACTCGAATTTACAatttcaaacaataaaataaaatatgacaaTTTCTGATAATAATGAATATAGAAAAGAAGAACCTTGACACCGAGTAATTTGATGGGTGTAATCTGTCCTGGGACAATGCATTCTGGCCCTGCCACTTCCACTATTGCTTCCATTGCCATCCCACTTCCAATCGGATTCGGATGCTGCGCCCAAAACCCAGAAACATGGGAATCAATTTGAGTCTTGAAAAATAGTATAACTAACCGTACAATTATATACATGTAAACAAACCAGTATTACAACGTGTGTAGTGTcacagagagagatagagagagagagcgttaACCTTCATGACGAGGAGGGCATAACTGGAAGTGGGAGTTTGGGGAAGACGGAGCGAAGGGGACTGGTGAATTTTGGGTATAGGCTTTGCAGAGGGTGCCGCCCTCCATGGGGCGTCCTTTTGAAGAAGAGCAGCTGCTGTTCCCTTTCTGGACATACTGTTATTTTGTGGCATGAGTGTGATAGTATTGAATATGGAGGGGGAAGTGATGAGTGAGTGTTTCGTGTACCAAGGACAGGATGGAAACGCAGAGGAGGAAGAGAAGCTGGAGCTGTGGAAGGAGGGTTTCGGATTTCCTGACTTTTGAGAGGAGGAAGATGATGTTTGTCGGGGGAGGGTTGGTTTTGCGCACACCTACGTGATGACTCGCCACGTTTGGTTGTATAATTTAGATAGGATAAAATGTGAAgttgtgtttaaaattaaataaaatattattataatataattttttaatattaattttattttaaaattttaaattatttttgatattttatatgagaattaaaaaaaaattataatgataatataaaaaaaaataagatgaaatattttaaatttaaataaacaaatgagtccTTAGCTTTATCCAGAaagttttttgataaaattaattcCTCAAATTTTGTGTTTCTAGAGCATTCCATGAGTAATCAGTGTCAGCATTTtagttcttatttttttgtaagCAACATCCTCCATCTAACCCCACTAACGACGTAAAAAAGTTTCCTCTCGACTCTAGTGCTTTCTAGCGAAGAGGAAGAAAGTCTATCACTTTCAGTGGAAGGGATCTTTGCCTAGGGCAAGATTTGGCTAACTACGATTAACAGCTCTGAAACCTTGGTTACTAAAAGCTTTGTGACTGTGTTACTGGGTAAAAGATGGATGAAGAACTATCAGAATTATGGAATAAGTTCTCTCTTACAGAAGAGGAAAGGTATGAGATAATAATAAAAGGCCAAGACATATAAGATACTACAAAGAGAGGGAAACTTTGCCTAGTGGAGAAGATTATTGCTGATAAAAAGATTAATAAAGATGTCAACAAGAACACGATGCTCAAGGTGTGGAAATCCTATGCTGGAACAAAGATAACTAAAGTGAGAGAGAAtctttatgtgtttgaatttcaATATGAGGTAGACTTACGAAAGATTTGGAAAGGACAGCCTTGGTTGTTTGACATGAATCTGGTATGCCTAAAAAAATTGATGGTTTTACTACACCAACTGAATTATCATTTACACACAAGTTTGTGGGTTCAGTTACACAATTTACTAGAATTGGATCTACTACAGGTAAAGTTCTTGTGGTGGAGGCAGACTATAATGAAAACTGTTGGGGGAAATGGGTAAGAGTTTTGATTGAGGTAGATTTGATGAAACCTTTGGCAAGAGGGAAAGTCATGGATTTATTAGGCCATAGAGGTTTTGTACGTTTCAAGTATGAAAGACTTCCTAGATTTTGTTTTAGATGTGGGGTCATCGAGCATGGTGTGAAAGGATGTGCTGGAAAGACTGAGTAACAAGAAACAAGCAAAGAGTCCAGTATTCAACATAATGGATCATGGCTGAGGGCTAGGAGTTCAGCTATAAGTTCCAGTTATGGTAGCAATTCAGGTCAACTAATTGCAAGCCTACGTAAGGATGGAAAGCTTAAAAAGCAGGAAAAACTTTATAACAATCTCAATCAAATTGTCGAAGGTGGACTGGTAAAAAGGAATGGAGTTGCTGATGTAGAATTTAACAAAAGAAGACACAAAAGTAAGCATTGTAGGAAATCTGGATATCATTGGCTTACCTATGCTTACTCTGGAAGCAGATCCCAAGGAGAATCTAATGGACAATTCAAAGGACTTACTGGATAGGTCAGATATGCACTCTACTTCATCCATAGTGATTACAAGTTAGGTTGACAAGCCTGATATCATGCAGGATCAGAATAACAATTGTGCACCATTGGAAATTCTTGAGTCATGTGTCAATAAATGAAAGAGAAGGGCAAGGGGATAACACAACAATGAACTGATGCAGCCTTCTCATTATGCTATAAGGAAGAGGAAGACTGAAGAAGATAACATTCTCTTTGCTTTGGAGAATAATCAAGATGTTAGGGGCAAGAAACAGGTCATGGCATCAAAATTTGATATATCGACGGAGGCTATTAATCAACCCTGCATGGAGAAATGAGGCTTCTTAGCTGGAATTGCCGAGGGCTTGGCAACCCTCGAATAGTTAGTGACCTTAGTCTTCTGGTTAATGTCCATAAGcttgaaattttgtttctcatgGAAACTAAAATGCATAAGAAGCAGTTAGAAGTTCTAAAACTAAGGgtcttaataatttattttcagtTGAAGGTGTTGGAAAAAGTGGAGGGATGGCTTCGTTATGGGCAGAGAATGTCCAGCTCAGAATTAGCACCTACTCACATAGACATATCAATACATGGGTTGATCAAACaaatttgtgacgcccccaaattccgtttgggattggacggacatttgaagcgtcgagacatgtaacacaaggttacctgcccccgttcatgacatataagatgcaatgttcctaacatgcatctaacattatgcaatattcgcagcggataaattatttctttagcaatactatgcaccaaattgaaaatatcccaaatgcttaaaacatacctgatatataaagactcattgaacaactaagatcataacactagtccaaaatgattatgatccaaaaagtactggagatgcaactccatcgtacaagtagtaatttacattaactactatattaacattgacgtcgcatcgtcgctcagtcaactgtgtctatttggtcagctcctgattctccttcaggtcctgtaacaagatctaccattcgggggaaatggtaattgggactaccacagtgagatttgattacaaatctcagcaagttaataaaaaattccacacaggctaatgatgcatggatgacagtaaaagcataaatgcataatcaaattcataagtaattaaagcataacttggcatacaacatagcataattgacataacttaaattgaaacatgaactgaacttgacttgacatgaacttgatttgaaacttgacttatcatgaacttgttctgaaacttgacttaacatgaaaaatacatactccacagttgttgtggccccatgtattttacgtgtaaatacatactccacagttgttgtggccccatgtattctacataaacttgacttaacatgaaaaatacatactccacggttgttgtggccccttgtattctacacatcacaatgcagttaaatacatactccacaattgttgtggccccatgtattctacataatcttgacttaacatgaaaaatacatactccacagttgttgtggccccatgtattctacacaaacttgacttgaacataacttgaaatacatgaccaacttgagataaaaacatttcgtaacatgacataacatataatagacaacatatttaacatgatatacttgtaatgtacagtaatacatgacagaatatattatgtaacagataaaaattgatgacagaataaattctatataatagacaattacgtgataacttggcatggcatgacatatatgataacatacatacatacactgtagttcttttacttagcacacatacacagtagactgctagtaagctaaaagctaacttacctcgatctccgcatttcttataaaacctcaagcgcgatcacgaggaactgtaattagtgattctaaaagttagcactaaatcactaataatttgaaatatggaaaaatactaacttaaagagtaaaattttcattttactttctacatgtaggaaaatgaccgttttacccataacttaaggattttgcatactaactccaaaagttaccaaaatttacatgccacatgtaaattttatcctcaactcaaatatcaatttagaaaaatttaaaattaatcacaactattaaaactccatagggccgaaattctcatatgctatttctattgatttttgtttccaacttgttttgatcaaccttttgatctatgacttataaatatgtgatcttcaaaccaaaccatcacatggtttaaaaagatgtcctaaaacatatataagcttctaattcaagatcacatggttaaaaattaaccaaaacataaatttatccaagaacatccacactttggcgtatctgaatatctctttacataaaattttatatctttgaaattaacatcaaatatcttcaaaataataatataacatgtatataagatgcttaggatcctccaataaaattatcaaagtcattagaataggtttagaccaccaaagagttaaactttctcaaaacagaaactgtttttcctcttccagtttctaagtttctaaatctaagaaaatctttcatcaaaacctttaatcatgcaaaaatccccaaccaatagtcatatatacatgttaacaatactccataaaaatttcggaccaatatctatccattaacttggtcaaaaactccaaactataacatattctctagtttatctcccagaatgacctttctatagtttacacaatatttgactgaccaaatgatcttcaaatggagcaaataagatatccatgtaaactagattcaaaaaggaacaacttatatgaaggagactttatgataaaacacttacaacagcttcgaaatgggcgtgcaaaagaactcctaaaagctgtccgagagaaagtgtttgatattcttttaaaggaacgtgtaaatgaagataagttcgtgggtgatggctggagatgcttatggacgagataaggaagatgataaggctggagttgagagttgagtgtggttttctcctacccaaaatatctataaaagattatctcaaaatattctatccaataatatctataaaaatcagctcaatatattttccaaatgtggagtagacttggaagagtaaggtggctaaaatatttccatgtgtattttaaatctctattcttaagatattttccaaatgtgtattttgcttaggtgtcatgatctcacaccttgatttccttcacaattccatctaatggtttctctttgtgccaagtatctaatactattcattatgtgtggttaagattttgccaagtgtccaaataaaatatcgctaacctaatttggacatttcacattgtgattttgaaaacactgcgcttagtacatttaccaaggttactattcactccaaaaataaacgtaataaacttagtactgaaaaatcctaaatattcaattaagcctagtggtgtagactataatgtattctgacacttttaactatctcaaataattaaaatcgcatttctggcaccatagtgagtgataatactaactatgttgacaggctaaaatttatgcgattagtcgatttgtgtaaatttacagagttttcacgaggttcctaaagtcaatagaaattccttaattgaatttctagcgggctgttacaaaatTCATCGTGGATGCTAACATGTTTTTATGGCAATCTTGAAACAGAAAAAAGGCATGAAGGGTGGAGCATTTTAAGGCACCTCAATCTTCTGAAGCCTAAAAGATGGTTATGTATAGGatattttaatgagatattACATCATAGTGAGAAGTATGGAAGGGCTAGAAGGGATGAAGAACAAATGGTTCTATTTAGAAATGTCTTACAAGAGTGCCAGTTGAAAGACTTGGGTTTTATCAGAGGCAACTATACTTGGTCTAATTACAGACATGATTATTCTTTCACCAGAAAGGCTTGACAGAGCCATAGCCACTTTTGATTGGTGTGAAGCTTTTGGTGGGGGAGAGGTCCAAGTATTGGCATCATCCACATCAAATCAGTCATTAAGGCAACAGAATGACTAGACAAGGAGATCAATTCCAGTTTGTAGATATGAGGATAGCTTGTCTCTTTTCACATATTGTGAATAGGCAATTACTAATGCTTGGCAACAACATGAGACTACCAATGAAGGGTTAACAAAGATTACAAAGAAACTTGAAAGCTACTTGCAGGTTTTAAGCAGTGAAGCTACAAAAAGGAATCCAATTCTCGAGcaaatctaaagaagaaaagaggTACACTGCAAGCAATGCAACAATCTGTTACATATGAACTAGTGCAACAACTCAGGGGCAAGGTTATTTGCAACTTCTCATCCCAGGCATATGGAAGCTTCTCTCAATACAATTACTAAAAAGTTTGCTCAGCATATGAATGATGTTCTCTTGTCACCTTTTAGAAAAGAAGAGATTGAGGAGGCAGTTTTTCAAATGGGCCCACACAAAGCACCTAGTCCAAATGGGTATGGGGATTGTTTTTACAAAAAAACTATTAGCCTGTGGTGGGGGATGAGGTAAGTGAGGCTATTCTATCCTTTTTGAATTCAAATAAGGACATGGATGCCATCAACTTCACTTATTTAGTGATGATCCCAAAATCTAACAATCCTATGAACATTACTAAGTATAGACCTATAAGTCTATGTAATGTTCTCTACAAAATTATCACTAAATTGTTGGccaacaagctcaaacaaatccTTCCCTAAATTATTTCTCAAAACCAGTATGCCTTTATTCCTCGAAGACTTATCTCTGATAATATTTTGGTTGCTTATGAAACTCTGCATACAATGAGAACCAAGATGAAGGGACAAAAGGGTTGCATAGCACTAAAATTGGATGTGAGCAAGACCTATGATAGGATAGAATGGGAATTTCTTAAAGAGGCCATGCTAAATATAGGGTTTGATCCAAGGTGGACTAAcctaatctggggtgtaaataatgaaatttcccttgagaaaatggtgcaaaagcCGTGGGcttggggccaatttgttgcaatgcacatgaaggtgtacctaggtgccgatttgcggtgacttgggcatttacatggctttgcttcaattgacatgccttgggatcaagactaatcttctaattaaatctaagaatgatggaaaaaaaacaatgaaaacaataaggtctagataaaaaaggagagaaagaattaaaagggaaattaacttcaaaacttggtttagagatgaataatcacgtttAAGTTGATTATTGCACTTGAGTCAGAAgcataaccacggctagctgtGAACCTTGGGGGTTTCTTATACTTCTTGGGCTTGAtagaaaccaatggtaacgtCTATGTGGgtatcaattggaagaatgaaataaaagacaggtGTCTGGGAGCCAAATCGTCGGATGCTATTACTAAACTAAGCGGGTTaaggtggggtgcaagtaatgagatttctCTTTCGAAAATCATGTAGAAGgagtgggctaggggccgatttgttgcaatgcacatgaaggtgcacctaagtgccgatttgcagtgacttcGGCATTTGCATGGCTTTGCTTCACTTGACATGTCTTCGAacaagactaatcttctaattcaatttaggaatgatgaaaaacaacaataagaacaataaggtctagataaaaaagtta
This sequence is a window from Carya illinoinensis cultivar Pawnee chromosome 9, C.illinoinensisPawnee_v1, whole genome shotgun sequence. Protein-coding genes within it:
- the LOC122274967 gene encoding uncharacterized protein LOC122274967, which encodes MPQNNSMSRKGTAAALLQKDAPWRAAPSAKPIPKIHQSPSLRLPQTPTSSYALLVMKHPNPIGSGMAMEAIVEVAGPECIVPGQITPIKLLGVKVWPINVNIKFLEPVGRELKSLGKFMDDAVNLMNKSFIDR